A window from Microbacterium ginsengiterrae encodes these proteins:
- a CDS encoding MaoC/PaaZ C-terminal domain-containing protein, with amino-acid sequence MVIDAAAIGRSTAPQRFSWTSRDSMLYSLGVGAGASDLSFVTENSHGIVQRVLPTYAVIIADASVALPLLGDIDMSKLVHGAQSMHVHRPLPVEGAVEVTARVDSVVDKGPGGNAIVELVARALDIVTGEMLVETRSTVVLRGGGGFGGPAGARTHRHQFPERQADAEASQPVPANQALLYRLSGDRNPLHSDPWFARERAGFSTPILHGLCTYGFAGRALLAELCDGDDADLVEMTASFTAPVFPGDTLTTRIWRMSATEAFFRAYARGAESEPRLVLDHGRVGVRATAA; translated from the coding sequence ATGGTGATTGACGCGGCGGCGATCGGTCGCTCCACGGCCCCGCAGCGCTTCTCCTGGACGAGTCGCGATTCGATGCTCTATTCGCTCGGGGTGGGCGCGGGAGCGTCCGACCTTTCGTTCGTCACGGAGAACTCACATGGCATCGTGCAGAGAGTGCTCCCGACTTACGCGGTGATCATCGCAGATGCCAGCGTCGCGCTCCCGCTACTCGGCGACATCGACATGTCGAAACTCGTTCATGGCGCACAGAGCATGCACGTGCATCGGCCTCTCCCTGTCGAGGGGGCGGTCGAAGTGACGGCGCGCGTCGATTCGGTCGTCGACAAGGGTCCGGGCGGAAATGCGATCGTCGAGCTCGTAGCGCGCGCTCTGGACATCGTGACGGGCGAGATGCTCGTGGAGACGAGGTCGACGGTCGTGCTCCGAGGAGGAGGTGGCTTCGGCGGCCCGGCGGGCGCTCGCACGCATCGCCACCAATTCCCCGAAAGGCAGGCCGATGCGGAGGCGTCGCAGCCGGTGCCGGCGAACCAGGCTCTGCTGTACCGGCTCTCCGGCGACCGCAATCCGTTACACAGCGATCCGTGGTTCGCCCGAGAGCGTGCAGGATTCTCGACGCCGATCCTGCATGGCCTGTGCACCTACGGTTTCGCCGGGCGAGCCCTGCTGGCTGAGCTGTGCGACGGTGACGACGCCGATCTCGTCGAGATGACAGCGAGCTTCACTGCGCCTGTCTTTCCCGGAGACACGCTGACCACCCGGATCTGGCGTATGAGCGCGACGGAGGCGTTCTTCCGCGCCTATGCACGAGGGGCGGAATCTGAGCCGCGCCTCGTTCTGGACCACGGTCGCGTGGGTGTCCGCGCGACAGCAGCCTGA